Proteins from a genomic interval of Zingiber officinale cultivar Zhangliang chromosome 2A, Zo_v1.1, whole genome shotgun sequence:
- the LOC122043522 gene encoding indole-3-acetaldehyde oxidase-like produces the protein MRAPGQVQGSYIAEAIIERVASFLSLDVDVVRKRNLHTYESLKFFYGSSSGEAPEYTLPAIVDELFTSASYFNRLEMVLHFNSCNKWKKRGISWVPIVYEVEPMPTPGKVSILNDGSIVVEVGGIEIGQGLWTKVKQMAAFGLEQLWDEEKKYLLDRVRIIQADTLSLVQGGLTAGSTKSEASCEAVRLACSILVSRLKPLKQSLEEQMGSISWDTLITQANLQYVNLSASTFWVADDTSSYLNYGAAISEVEIDVLTGATTILRADLTYDCGQSLSPAVDLGQVEGSFVQGIGFFVLLILFNI, from the exons ATGCGAGCACCAGGGCAGGTACAGGGATCTTACATTGCTGAAGCTATTATTGAGCGTGTAGCATCTTTCCTGTCCTTGGATGTCGATGTTGTGAGAAAAAGAAATTtgcatacatatgaaagcctgaAGTTTTTTTATGGAAGTAGCAGTGGAGAAGCTCCGGAATATACTTTACCTGCTATAGTTGATGAGTTGTTTACATCTGCAAGCTACTTCAATCGTCTTGAAATGGTATTGCATTTCAATAGTTGCAACAAATGGAAAAAACGAGGGATTTCTTGGGTACCAATTGTATATGAAGTGGAACCAATGCCAACACCAGGGAAAGTATCCATTCTAAATGATGGTTCAATTGTTGTTGAAGTCGGAGGAATTGAAATAGGCCAGGGACTGTGGACAAAGGTGAAGCAAATGGCTGCATTCGGTCTTGAACAGCTATGGGATGAAGAGAAAAAATATCTTTTGGATAGGGTTAGAATCATTCAAGCAGATACTCTGAGTTTGGTTCAGGGAGGTTTAACTGCTGGAAGCACCAAATCTGAAGCAAGCTGCGAAGCAGTTCGTCTAGCATGCTCTATTCTAGTCAGCAGATTAAAGCCTCTTAAGCAAAGTTTGGAAGAGCAAATGGGATCAATTTCATGGGACACCCTTATTACCCAG GCAAATTTGCAATATGTGAACTTATCAGCGAGTACATTTTGGGTTGCTGACGATACTTCATCATATCTAAATTATGGGGCTGCTATAAGCGAG GTAGAAATTGATGTTCTCACTGGAGCTACTACGATATTGAGAGCAGACCTTACATATGACTGCGGACAGAGCTTGAGTCCTGCCGTGGATCTAGGAcag GTTGAAGGGTCTTTTGTTCAAGGAATTGGATTTTTTGTCCTATTGATTTTGTTCAATAtataa